The Pseudochaenichthys georgianus chromosome 24, fPseGeo1.2, whole genome shotgun sequence genome includes a region encoding these proteins:
- the LOC117439447 gene encoding zona pellucida sperm-binding protein 3-like isoform X2 yields the protein MEAFHVQVILLVGLCVSSSFAFPPTKDALFQSLANTGRSELGQQQQKSPAEEPQQVNTVRVTCHPDSLEIVIKADMFAVGAPVDGDELRLGVETNNQYCRATASSADEYSISVGLVECGTRHWVTEDSLIYTNLLIYSPEASPYGVVRMDQAIIPIECHYERKYSLSSSSLMPTWIPFMSTQAAVEMLQFNLRIMTSDWQHKRGSNVFHIGEPISIEASVRIGHHIGLRVFVSSCVATLSPDMHSSPRHAFIENGCFVDSQLPGSRSQFLARTQDDKLHMSIDAFRFYNEDRGELYITCHLNAVPINKADAPNKACTFVNGRWRSADGNDYLCGQCQRPIEVEQTPSKPSSPSKFRPRGFVKPEEREPLWRSGLKTSTVWEHQARVGPMMVLPAKQKSRPIPTIPTVELSSILDQTSRSTMYGRQWRSGINRVDQRKGLLPDSSSTQNQGDVLTLASAQNKNRTDKRLNVKNDAEEVPELLEKTSPEAHLQSKAAVLNSTHTAALDEVLQTAVVNVAVPPLSNTTATEADLPETMDPKR from the exons ATGGAGGCCTTTCATGTTCAGGTTATCCTCCTTGTAGGACTCTGTGTTAGCTCCTCTTTTGCTTTCCCGCCCACAAAAGATGCTTTGTTTCAGAGCCTTGCGAACACAGGCAGGTCAGAACtcgggcagcagcagcagaagtcTCCGGCTGAGGAACCGCAGCAGGTGAATACCGTCAGAGTGACCTGCCATCCAGACTCTTTGGAGATTGTTATCAAAGCCGATATGTTTGCGGTTGGAGCTCCTGTTGATGGTGACGAGCTACGCCTGGGAGTAGAGACCAACAACCAGTACTGCAGAGCTACAGCGTCTTCAGCAGATGAGTACAGTATCAGTGTTGGACTTGTGGAGTGCGGCACCAGACACTGG GTAACTGAGGACTCTCTGATCTACACAAACCTCCTCATATACTCTCCTGAGGCTTCTCCATATGGTGTTGTTCGAATGGACCAGGCTATAATTCCAATTGAGTGTCATTACGAAAG GAAGTACAGTTTGTCCAGTTCTTCACTCATGCCTACCTGGATCCCCTTCATGTCGACccaggctgcagtggaaatgttgcAGTTTAACTTGAGAATCATGACAA GTGACTGGCAGCACAAAAGAGGCTCTAATGTGTTTCATATCGGTGAGCCCATCAGCATCGAGGCCTCGGTCAGAATTGGGCATCACATTGGGCTCCGAGTGTTTGTGAGCAGCTGCGTGGCTACACTGAGCCCTGACATGCACTCCAGCCCCAGGCATGCCTTCATTGAAAATGG GTGCTTTGTTGACTCTCAGCTTCCAGGTTCAAGGTCTCAATTCTTAGCCAGGACACAGGATGACAAGCTCCACATGTCCATTGATGCCTTCAGATTTTATAATGAGGACAGAGGGGAG CTCTACATCACATGTCACCTGAATGCTGTGCCAATAAATAAAGCAGACGCACCAAACAAGGCGTGCACTTTTGTGAATGGAAG ATGGAGGTCCGCTGATGGTAATGACTACTTATGTGGGCAATGCCAAAGACCAATTGAAGTTGAGCAAACTCCCAGTAAGCCCAGCAGCCCGAGCAAGTTTAGGCCTCGAGGGTTTGTGAAGCCAGAAGAGCGTGAACCCCTCTGGAGGAGCGGACTGAAGACCAGTACAG TGTGGGAACATCAGGCCAGAGTGGGTCCCATGATGGTCTTGCCAGCCAAGCAGAAAAGCCGGCCCATTCCTACCATTCCTACAGTAGAGCTTTCTTCCATTCTTGATCAAACCAGCAGATCTACAATGTATGGCAGACAGTGGAGGAGTGGAATAAACAGAGTTG ATCAGCGGAAAGGACTGCTTCCTGATTCATCATCGACCCAAAACCAGGGCGACGTTCTGACTTTAGCTTCTGCGCAGAATAAAAATCGAACCGACAAAAGGTTAAATGTGAAAA ATGATGCTGAGGAAGTTCCTGAACTCCTAGAAAAAACCTCTCCTGAGGCCCACCTGCAGTCGAAGGCAGCGGTGCTGAACAGTACCCACACAGCGGCGCTCGATGAAGTCCTCCAAACTGCTGTGGTTAATGTGGCTGTGCCCCCACTGTCCAACACCACTGCAACAGAAGCTGACCTTCCTGAAACAATGGACCCAAAGAGATAA
- the LOC117439447 gene encoding zona pellucida sperm-binding protein 3-like isoform X1: MEAFHVQVILLVGLCVSSSFAFPPTKDALFQSLANTGRSELGQQQQKSPAEEPQQVNTVRVTCHPDSLEIVIKADMFAVGAPVDGDELRLGVETNNQYCRATASSADEYSISVGLVECGTRHWVTEDSLIYTNLLIYSPEASPYGVVRMDQAIIPIECHYERKYSLSSSSLMPTWIPFMSTQAAVEMLQFNLRIMTSDWQHKRGSNVFHIGEPISIEASVRIGHHIGLRVFVSSCVATLSPDMHSSPRHAFIENGCFVDSQLPGSRSQFLARTQDDKLHMSIDAFRFYNEDRGELYITCHLNAVPINKADAPNKACTFVNGRWRSADGNDYLCGQCQRPIEVEQTPSKPSSPSKFRPRGFVKPEEREPLWRSGLKTSTVWEHQARVGPMMVLPAKQKSRPIPTIPTVELSSILDQTSRSTMYGRQWRSGINRVDQRKGLLPDSSSTQNQGDVLTLASAQNKNRTDKR; this comes from the exons ATGGAGGCCTTTCATGTTCAGGTTATCCTCCTTGTAGGACTCTGTGTTAGCTCCTCTTTTGCTTTCCCGCCCACAAAAGATGCTTTGTTTCAGAGCCTTGCGAACACAGGCAGGTCAGAACtcgggcagcagcagcagaagtcTCCGGCTGAGGAACCGCAGCAGGTGAATACCGTCAGAGTGACCTGCCATCCAGACTCTTTGGAGATTGTTATCAAAGCCGATATGTTTGCGGTTGGAGCTCCTGTTGATGGTGACGAGCTACGCCTGGGAGTAGAGACCAACAACCAGTACTGCAGAGCTACAGCGTCTTCAGCAGATGAGTACAGTATCAGTGTTGGACTTGTGGAGTGCGGCACCAGACACTGG GTAACTGAGGACTCTCTGATCTACACAAACCTCCTCATATACTCTCCTGAGGCTTCTCCATATGGTGTTGTTCGAATGGACCAGGCTATAATTCCAATTGAGTGTCATTACGAAAG GAAGTACAGTTTGTCCAGTTCTTCACTCATGCCTACCTGGATCCCCTTCATGTCGACccaggctgcagtggaaatgttgcAGTTTAACTTGAGAATCATGACAA GTGACTGGCAGCACAAAAGAGGCTCTAATGTGTTTCATATCGGTGAGCCCATCAGCATCGAGGCCTCGGTCAGAATTGGGCATCACATTGGGCTCCGAGTGTTTGTGAGCAGCTGCGTGGCTACACTGAGCCCTGACATGCACTCCAGCCCCAGGCATGCCTTCATTGAAAATGG GTGCTTTGTTGACTCTCAGCTTCCAGGTTCAAGGTCTCAATTCTTAGCCAGGACACAGGATGACAAGCTCCACATGTCCATTGATGCCTTCAGATTTTATAATGAGGACAGAGGGGAG CTCTACATCACATGTCACCTGAATGCTGTGCCAATAAATAAAGCAGACGCACCAAACAAGGCGTGCACTTTTGTGAATGGAAG ATGGAGGTCCGCTGATGGTAATGACTACTTATGTGGGCAATGCCAAAGACCAATTGAAGTTGAGCAAACTCCCAGTAAGCCCAGCAGCCCGAGCAAGTTTAGGCCTCGAGGGTTTGTGAAGCCAGAAGAGCGTGAACCCCTCTGGAGGAGCGGACTGAAGACCAGTACAG TGTGGGAACATCAGGCCAGAGTGGGTCCCATGATGGTCTTGCCAGCCAAGCAGAAAAGCCGGCCCATTCCTACCATTCCTACAGTAGAGCTTTCTTCCATTCTTGATCAAACCAGCAGATCTACAATGTATGGCAGACAGTGGAGGAGTGGAATAAACAGAGTTG ATCAGCGGAAAGGACTGCTTCCTGATTCATCATCGACCCAAAACCAGGGCGACGTTCTGACTTTAGCTTCTGCGCAGAATAAAAATCGAACCGACAAAAG ATGA